The proteins below come from a single Desulfomicrobium escambiense DSM 10707 genomic window:
- a CDS encoding cytochrome c3 family protein has protein sequence MKKRYVPITIVCGMLAILALGGQFTPAPSEELPVRLRLDNKGGDVVFTHSRHVKYVESSGGNCAKCHHESETPGLTPLPCGSCHATEFDAKFTSDHQTQLPADTCTRCHHAEMGKLKWSHDDHVTQYTTACTDCHHDTSIEAEPGACNQCHGEKADGNTPALRDAVHAKCESCHAEMYEKKLEGCSECHELLPGKTGPAQPSCNSCHYDTDATPLPHRMDSFHDQCMKCHEEAGKGPFGDKSCTRCHTR, from the coding sequence TTGAAAAAACGTTACGTACCCATCACCATTGTCTGCGGTATGTTGGCAATCCTGGCCCTGGGCGGCCAGTTCACGCCAGCCCCTTCGGAAGAGCTGCCTGTTCGTCTTCGGTTGGACAATAAAGGCGGCGATGTAGTTTTCACCCACTCGCGTCACGTGAAATACGTAGAGAGTAGTGGCGGGAACTGCGCGAAATGCCATCATGAAAGCGAGACGCCGGGCCTGACGCCGCTGCCGTGCGGTTCCTGCCATGCGACCGAGTTCGACGCCAAGTTCACTTCGGACCATCAGACTCAACTGCCGGCCGACACCTGCACCCGCTGTCACCATGCCGAGATGGGCAAGCTCAAATGGAGCCATGACGATCACGTGACCCAGTACACGACCGCGTGCACCGACTGTCACCACGACACGAGCATCGAGGCCGAGCCGGGCGCGTGCAACCAGTGCCACGGCGAAAAGGCCGACGGCAACACCCCTGCCCTGCGCGATGCAGTGCACGCCAAGTGCGAAAGCTGCCACGCCGAGATGTACGAAAAGAAGCTGGAGGGATGCAGCGAGTGTCATGAACTGCTTCCCGGCAAGACCGGCCCCGCGCAGCCTTCGTGCAATTCCTGCCATTACGATACGGACGCCACTCCGTTGCCGCATCGCATGGATTCGTTCCACGATCAGTGCATGAAGTGTCACGAAGAGGCTGGCAAAGGGCCTTTTGGCGATAAATCCTGTACCCGCTGTCATACCAGGTAA
- a CDS encoding 4Fe-4S dicluster domain-containing protein: MMKLRLNTSVEIKGSLQDIPAPAAVRIPIQKKHKPVVKKKQIVGRGQVIAENPSKGAYNLGFVHASIDGMVEDILPDAIIIGPIPAPKEGEEAAVPARPAPCAELDTLAGEELCRKLLELGIDTSGLHATRTLIINGLNPEPGVIVSEQLVKDAQVTLKAGIQLIEKALKPGTIKLVVASGKQISLHGCTTVGASDAYPATIDPLVVYAATGAERPDNVDVISVAELYAVGRVAEAKLPLTETVVSIGDKTFVVPVGMAVQDLLSVAGASAGTDKKVALGGPMRGEAIFDLSAGVPKNCSAVTLVEEGLFPPVQPNPCINCGECVLACPARIQPGMLSRFAEFKMFDSARNEHVGACLECGMCTFVCPANRPVLQYILLAKQFLAAQDADVATCRLQD, from the coding sequence ATGATGAAATTACGCCTGAACACCTCGGTTGAAATCAAGGGCAGTCTCCAGGACATCCCCGCACCCGCTGCTGTCCGGATTCCCATTCAGAAGAAGCACAAGCCCGTGGTCAAGAAGAAGCAGATCGTCGGGCGCGGCCAGGTCATCGCCGAGAATCCGTCCAAGGGTGCCTACAATCTCGGTTTCGTCCATGCGAGCATCGACGGCATGGTCGAGGACATCCTGCCCGATGCCATCATCATCGGCCCCATCCCCGCGCCCAAGGAAGGGGAGGAGGCGGCCGTCCCCGCGCGTCCCGCCCCCTGCGCCGAACTCGACACGCTGGCCGGCGAGGAACTCTGCCGCAAGCTGCTCGAACTCGGCATCGACACGAGCGGTCTGCACGCCACACGCACCCTCATCATCAACGGCCTCAACCCCGAGCCGGGGGTCATCGTCAGCGAACAGCTGGTCAAGGACGCCCAGGTCACCCTCAAGGCCGGCATCCAGCTTATCGAGAAGGCTCTCAAGCCCGGCACGATCAAGCTCGTGGTCGCCTCGGGCAAGCAGATCTCCCTGCATGGCTGCACGACGGTGGGCGCCAGCGACGCCTACCCGGCCACCATCGACCCCCTCGTGGTCTATGCGGCCACGGGTGCCGAACGGCCCGACAACGTGGACGTCATTTCCGTCGCGGAGCTCTATGCCGTGGGTCGCGTGGCCGAGGCGAAGCTGCCCCTCACGGAGACCGTGGTCAGCATCGGCGACAAGACCTTCGTCGTCCCCGTTGGCATGGCCGTACAGGATCTCCTGAGCGTGGCCGGCGCATCTGCGGGCACGGACAAGAAGGTTGCCCTCGGCGGGCCCATGCGGGGCGAGGCCATTTTCGACCTGTCCGCAGGCGTCCCGAAAAACTGCTCGGCGGTCACGCTGGTGGAGGAGGGGCTCTTTCCTCCGGTTCAGCCCAACCCGTGCATCAATTGCGGCGAGTGCGTCCTGGCCTGTCCGGCGCGCATCCAGCCGGGCATGCTGTCCCGTTTCGCCGAATTCAAGATGTTCGACAGCGCGAGAAACGAGCATGTCGGTGCCTGTCTGGAATGTGGCATGTGCACGTTCGTTTGTCCGGCCAACCGGCCTGTTCTGCAATACATTCTCTTGGCCAAGCAATTCCTGGCTGCCCAGGATGCTGATGTGGCGACCTGTCGACTCCAGGATTGA